tacagtctGTGGATATATTATCCAAAGTTATTAGTTAatataaacttgaataatgtacttcatttgaatgtaataattatgttgaacacttttttgttaactagataattccatatgtgttctttcatagttTTGTTGTCTTCAGTGTTAATCTGCAAAgtagaaacaaattaaaataagcaaaaaacattgaatgagaaggtgtccaaacttttgactggtactgtatataaaaaacacacatatttGAACATTTATCAAGTTCCCTCATAcataatcatttatacaagcgcaactttgaacatgtacagcagtaaaatgcaacatacaaaataatcaaGAAACAACATAAATTAAACACTGACGGGGAACATTTTACTGCACCATCATTACCGTTACATAAGAAGGTGCCGTCAAATGTTCTGTTAATActtgcatacttttacttaaataaagtttgaatgcaggattttaatttgtaacGGAGTATTTTCATTCTATACTGTAGGCGTAGTGTATCTGTGAACGATCCCAAATACAATTCCTTGTTTACATTGCGGCTAGTGCTACGCCAGAAGAAAAAACccttttacattttgaactggAAGTGGAAAGGGGCTGGGCTACATGAGGTGACTTGAGCcaacacaaatacacaataggtgggactaagaaagataatgtgaaaatataaaaacaaaggcattaattagggctgccaaatgtctcccattgtaatggtgatgaggtttttaaatgctaacacttaacagtttgttctgactgtgtttcctgtttcctgcagatgtccagcagctggtagtggttaaagaagagcttatccctgaccagcaggagtgcagcaccagtctggaccaggaggacccagagccccccccacgcattaagcaggaacaggagggagagcagctacaggagctggaggaggctgatatcaccaagtccactttcactcctgaccctgtgaagagtgaagatgatgaagagaaacctcagtcctctcagcctcatcaaagacaaactgaacacatggaaacagaagctgatggagatgactgtcgaggaccagaaccagccaggaactcagatccagagagcagtttacaacctGAGACTGAGGACCactctggagactcttctgaacctgacactgaagactcttctgaacctgacaatagagactcttctgaacctgacactgaagacagtgctgattggaaggagaccagagaacctgcctcaggctcaaactcactgaaaaatagacatgAATCTGTCAATGATCCACGAcgtagtgctgaaaagaaaccattcagctgctcagtctgtaagaaagcttgtTCCCAGAGTGGagatttaaagaaacacatgagagtccacacaggagataaaccattcagctgctcagtctgtaagaaatatttttcacagagtggatgtttaaagaaacacatgagaatccacacaggagataaaccattcagctgctcagtctgtaagaaagctttttcacagagtggagatttaaagatacacatgagaatccacacaggagagaaaccattcacctgctcagtctgtaagaaagctttttcacagagtggatatttaaagacacacataagaatccacacaggagagaaaccattcacctgctcagtctgtaagaaatctttttcacatagtggaagtttaaagtcacacatgagagtccacacaggagataaaccacacagctgctcagtctgtaagaaagctttttcacatagtataagtttaaagtcacacatgagagtccacacaggagaggaaaaatAGATCTGCAAAGTTTGTGACAAAAGACTTAAATGGCGTAATCGTTTAAAAAGACCAAGTGTGTTGGTAAGAGAATACATTTGTCTATTTTGTCTCCTAATGCCGTTACATGTAATGTTTTGGGATTCCCAAActttgccatgccaaggacccccatatagcattatcGTCTGGCGGGGAACCCCTGTTGcccccctgttttttttttaaaatgatgagtacattatgatggaaaatatgacaaatgaatcatacagcttaatacgttttcttaatatatatttgtattaataattaataatcagttattcttctaattttttttatatttatcttttgtttgtcattcattacattaatggtgtcttctgttataaacattcttaacacaatattaaacagtaatatcaacagtaaacatattttaaagcatttttaaa
This genomic window from Pseudochaenichthys georgianus chromosome 16, fPseGeo1.2, whole genome shotgun sequence contains:
- the LOC139435381 gene encoding zinc finger protein 79-like; translation: MQRETVCLTESAGKGDLGNMSKVQMLLSLKKQRLTAANEETFALFEQTIAELEEELFLSKEENKRLQKVLDAVSQPQLRIHRADVQQLVVVKEELIPDQQECSTSLDQEDPEPPPRIKQEQEGEQLQELEEADITKSTFTPDPVKSEDDEEKPQSSQPHQRQTEHMETEADGDDCRGPEPARNSDPESSLQPETEDHSGDSSEPDTEDSSEPDNRDSSEPDTEDSADWKETREPASGSNSLKNRHESVNDPRRSAEKKPFSCSVCKKACSQSGDLKKHMRVHTGDKPFSCSVCKKYFSQSGCLKKHMRIHTGDKPFSCSVCKKAFSQSGDLKIHMRIHTGEKPFTCSVCKKAFSQSGYLKTHIRIHTGEKPFTCSVCKKSFSHSGSLKSHMRVHTGDKPHSCSVCKKAFSHSISLKSHMRVHTGEEK